A stretch of Synechococcus sp. MIT S9220 DNA encodes these proteins:
- a CDS encoding Fur family transcriptional regulator: protein MRLSRQRRMVLDLLWSEASHLSARDIFEKLNQQGRQIGHTSVYQNLEALQSAGVIECLDRANGRLYGYRSDPHSHLTCLETGAIEDLDVKLPDDVLREIERRTGFNIESYTLQLNGRPKIATGASSPVPLP from the coding sequence ATGCGACTGAGCCGGCAACGGCGAATGGTGCTCGATCTGCTGTGGAGCGAAGCCAGTCACCTCAGTGCTCGAGACATTTTTGAGAAACTCAATCAGCAAGGCCGACAAATCGGCCATACCTCCGTTTATCAGAACCTGGAAGCCCTCCAAAGTGCAGGTGTGATCGAGTGTCTCGATCGAGCCAATGGGCGTCTTTATGGATATCGCAGCGATCCACACAGCCATCTCACCTGCCTGGAAACAGGTGCAATTGAAGATCTTGATGTGAAACTTCCCGACGATGTACTCAGGGAAATCGAACGCCGGACCGGATTCAACATCGAGTCGTACACCCTTCAATTAAACGGACGTCCAAAAATTGCCACTGGAGCATCCTCGCCAGTGCCGTTACCTTGA
- the proB gene encoding glutamate 5-kinase, which produces MTLRVVKVGTSLLRQRQETSTAEAIAQLSNNLADSMGRGDRTVLVSSGAVGLGCQRLGMTQRPLSLPGLQAAASVGQGYLMSLYEKEFSRHSIPVAQVLLTRADLADRLSYHNASATLNQLLDWGVLPVVNGNDTVSSDELKFGDNDTLSALVAAAVKADELILLTDVDSLYSADPRSDLNATPIKDVHDPEHIGELEEGAGSGGRWGTGGMATKLAAARIATASGITVHLGDGRKAESLQNILRGGRGGTVFHPHPQPLGNRKSWLAHALQPTGSLRLDPGACRALLNKGASLLLVGVTELNGQFEANQAVLLLNEDGQEVARGLTTMSSEKLNHLLTQQSSNATADGGSPVVVHRDAMVLMMPTTQQAANS; this is translated from the coding sequence ATGACCCTCAGGGTTGTAAAAGTGGGGACAAGCCTGCTGAGACAACGCCAAGAGACGTCTACGGCCGAAGCAATTGCACAGTTGTCCAACAACCTGGCGGACAGCATGGGCCGCGGCGATCGCACGGTGCTCGTGTCATCTGGAGCCGTTGGCCTGGGCTGTCAACGACTCGGCATGACTCAACGGCCCCTCAGCCTTCCAGGCCTGCAAGCTGCCGCATCCGTGGGCCAGGGATATCTGATGAGCCTGTATGAAAAAGAATTCTCCCGCCATTCCATTCCAGTCGCACAGGTGCTTCTCACGCGCGCCGACTTGGCAGACCGCCTGAGCTACCACAACGCGTCTGCCACATTGAATCAGCTGCTTGATTGGGGAGTCCTCCCCGTGGTGAATGGAAACGACACGGTGTCTTCAGATGAGCTGAAATTCGGTGACAACGACACCCTCTCAGCACTCGTTGCTGCAGCGGTCAAAGCCGATGAATTGATCCTGCTGACTGATGTTGACAGTCTCTATTCAGCAGATCCTCGTAGTGATCTCAATGCCACACCAATCAAGGATGTGCATGATCCCGAGCACATCGGAGAGCTCGAGGAAGGAGCAGGTAGCGGTGGCCGATGGGGTACCGGGGGCATGGCCACGAAACTTGCAGCAGCTCGTATCGCCACCGCAAGCGGAATCACAGTGCATCTGGGCGATGGCCGGAAAGCAGAGTCATTGCAGAACATCCTGCGAGGCGGTCGAGGCGGCACTGTGTTCCATCCCCACCCTCAACCGCTGGGCAATCGCAAGAGTTGGCTAGCCCATGCACTGCAACCAACAGGCTCGCTGCGCCTGGACCCCGGAGCCTGTCGAGCACTGCTAAACAAGGGAGCTTCGCTCCTGCTGGTTGGCGTCACAGAGCTGAACGGACAGTTCGAGGCCAACCAGGCTGTGCTTCTGCTCAATGAGGATGGCCAGGAGGTGGCTCGCGGCCTCACAACGATGAGCAGCGAGAAGTTGAATCATCTGCTGACCCAGCAGTCATCGAATGCCACAGCCGATGGGGGCTCACCAGTCGTGGTGCATCGCGACGCCATGGTGCTGATGATGCCAACGACACAACAAGCAGCGAATTCATGA
- the lpxD gene encoding UDP-3-O-(3-hydroxymyristoyl)glucosamine N-acyltransferase, whose protein sequence is MRFSELIAILEQGESGVLKVSAGQDPELRGAASLECAQADQLSFLEQGNALVASLETSGVGAVLIPDQEELKVLAEHRKLSWAACRDPRLAFAEALEQLHPRPVPNAGIHPSAVISDRVQIGAGVSVSANVTIGDDTRIGAQTVIHPGVVIYGNVDIGEGCELHANAVLHPGCRIGRGCVVHSNAVVGSEGFGFVPTAKGWRKMPQTGLVVLEDGVEIGCGSTIDRPSVGETRIGAGSKVDNLVQIGHGVVTGRGCALASQVGIAGGARLGDGVILAGQVGVANRAVIGDSAIASSKSGIHGEIASGEVVSGYPAIPNRLWLRCSAAFSKLPEMTKQLRQLQRQVEPAVSGSEGSETAQ, encoded by the coding sequence ATGCGCTTCAGCGAGTTGATCGCCATTCTTGAGCAGGGCGAGTCAGGCGTTCTGAAGGTTTCCGCAGGCCAGGATCCCGAACTCCGAGGAGCCGCCTCTCTCGAATGCGCACAAGCTGATCAACTCAGCTTCCTTGAGCAAGGCAATGCGCTTGTCGCAAGCCTTGAAACCAGTGGCGTAGGTGCTGTCTTGATCCCTGATCAAGAGGAGTTGAAGGTGCTCGCTGAACACCGAAAACTGTCTTGGGCCGCCTGTCGCGATCCGCGATTGGCTTTCGCTGAAGCGCTCGAACAACTGCATCCCCGTCCTGTACCGAACGCGGGCATCCATCCCAGCGCCGTGATCTCCGATCGCGTGCAGATTGGAGCTGGTGTGAGCGTGTCCGCCAACGTGACGATTGGGGATGACACCCGGATCGGAGCGCAAACCGTGATTCACCCAGGAGTGGTGATCTACGGCAACGTGGACATCGGGGAAGGCTGTGAATTGCACGCCAATGCCGTTTTGCACCCCGGATGCCGTATCGGCAGGGGTTGTGTCGTGCATTCCAATGCAGTCGTCGGATCAGAAGGGTTTGGCTTTGTGCCAACGGCCAAGGGTTGGCGCAAGATGCCCCAGACCGGTTTGGTTGTTCTCGAAGACGGTGTCGAGATCGGATGTGGCAGCACGATTGATCGTCCTTCCGTCGGCGAAACCCGGATTGGTGCCGGCAGCAAAGTCGACAATCTCGTGCAGATCGGTCATGGCGTCGTGACAGGACGGGGCTGCGCCTTGGCCTCACAGGTGGGGATCGCAGGTGGAGCACGTCTGGGCGATGGGGTGATCCTCGCCGGACAGGTGGGTGTCGCCAACCGTGCGGTGATCGGCGACAGCGCGATCGCCAGCTCCAAAAGCGGCATCCATGGCGAAATCGCTTCAGGGGAAGTGGTGAGCGGATATCCAGCCATTCCGAACAGGCTCTGGCTGCGCTGTTCTGCGGCCTTCAGCAAATTGCCTGAGATGACCAAACAGCTGCGTCAACTTCAGCGTCAGGTTGAACCAGCGGTCTCTGGTTCTGAAGGATCAGAGACCGCTCAGTAA
- the leuB gene encoding 3-isopropylmalate dehydrogenase, with amino-acid sequence MDQHRVVLLPGDGIGPEITAVARQLLEAVAARFDFSLTFDEQLIGGAAIDATGEPLPASTLETCRSADAVLLAAIGSPRFDALPRAKRPESGLLALRSGMELFANLRPVKIVPALIDASSLRPEVIKGVDLMVVRELTGGIYFGQPKGRIEADGEERGFNTMTYSDSEVDRIARVAFELASERTGRLCSVDKANVLDVSQLWRDRVDALSSSYSNVEVSHMYVDNAAMQLVRAPRQFDVLLTGNLFGDILSDEAAMLTGSIGMLPSASLGSEGPGLFEPVHGSAPDIAGQDKANPMAMVLSAAMMLRTGLKQPSAADALEQAVDQVLAKGFRTGDLMAEGCTPLGCRAMGEELLKAL; translated from the coding sequence ATGGATCAGCATCGTGTCGTTCTTCTGCCCGGCGATGGCATCGGCCCGGAAATCACCGCCGTAGCCCGTCAGCTTCTCGAAGCCGTCGCCGCACGTTTTGACTTCAGTCTGACGTTCGATGAACAGCTGATCGGTGGAGCCGCCATCGACGCCACTGGAGAACCATTACCGGCAAGCACTCTGGAGACCTGCCGTTCAGCCGATGCGGTGTTGCTTGCAGCCATCGGCAGTCCCCGTTTCGACGCATTGCCGAGAGCCAAGCGACCGGAAAGCGGACTGCTGGCTTTGCGTTCTGGGATGGAGCTGTTCGCCAATCTCCGACCGGTCAAGATCGTGCCTGCCTTAATCGATGCCAGCAGTCTCCGGCCAGAAGTGATTAAAGGAGTCGATCTGATGGTCGTCCGTGAACTCACGGGTGGCATTTACTTCGGCCAACCGAAAGGGCGAATCGAAGCAGACGGGGAAGAACGGGGCTTCAACACCATGACCTACTCGGATTCAGAGGTGGATCGAATCGCCAGAGTGGCTTTCGAGCTGGCGAGTGAACGTACAGGCCGACTGTGCTCGGTGGACAAGGCCAACGTGCTTGATGTCAGCCAGCTGTGGAGAGACCGGGTGGATGCCTTGTCGAGCAGCTACAGCAACGTGGAGGTGAGTCACATGTACGTGGACAACGCTGCGATGCAGCTCGTTCGAGCCCCACGTCAGTTCGATGTCTTACTCACAGGCAATCTTTTCGGTGACATCCTCAGCGATGAAGCAGCGATGCTCACGGGATCCATCGGCATGCTTCCTTCAGCGTCGCTCGGAAGTGAAGGGCCGGGGCTCTTTGAGCCGGTGCATGGATCAGCTCCGGACATTGCCGGCCAAGACAAGGCCAACCCCATGGCCATGGTTCTCTCCGCAGCGATGATGCTGAGAACAGGCTTGAAGCAACCCAGCGCAGCAGACGCTCTGGAACAGGCTGTTGACCAGGTGCTGGCGAAGGGCTTTCGTACCGGCGATCTGATGGCGGAAGGTTGCACACCACTGGGTTGCAGGGCCATGGGTGAAGAGCTGCTCAAGGCACTCTGA
- a CDS encoding F420-0:Gamma-glutamyl ligase, with translation MCVLLVILLLIGLGVFWIEARHRLRPSSPLKLRQLDWSVRPSGDDLELQGWIEISNPHKRMEVMVPELQVNPVLIGSSDLNDVTIKTRITPHHPDEDTRADGYWPAYIVKGRKSTRIQVSVTLRGQTGAAIADRVDTVWMDVNWVNYGPFGRVDRRQGVVVPLSKPAVLQPSKAEFRSGENCRVLPLKTHLLGPLDSTIDVLRDYAGELLQPGDILTIGETPVAVIQGRYTHPSMVEPTWIARLLCRVFHPTSSLATACGLQTLIDQVGPTRVILAWSIGLALKIVGLKGWFYRLAGEQARLIDDITGTTPPYDQTIVLGPSDPVRLCQDAADALGVAVAIVDVNDLGRVKVLASSNGCDEALLHRALRPNPAGNANERTPLVLVRPA, from the coding sequence ATGTGTGTTCTGCTTGTGATCCTGCTCCTGATCGGCCTGGGAGTGTTCTGGATCGAAGCGCGTCATCGTCTGCGACCCTCATCGCCGCTGAAGCTCCGTCAACTGGACTGGAGCGTCAGGCCATCGGGAGATGATCTTGAGCTGCAGGGATGGATTGAGATCAGCAACCCTCACAAACGCATGGAAGTGATGGTGCCGGAGCTTCAGGTCAACCCAGTGCTGATCGGCAGCTCGGATCTCAACGATGTCACGATCAAAACCAGGATCACGCCCCATCACCCTGATGAGGACACCCGGGCTGACGGCTACTGGCCTGCTTACATCGTGAAGGGGCGCAAAAGCACCCGCATCCAGGTCAGCGTCACCCTCCGTGGTCAGACAGGTGCTGCCATTGCTGATCGGGTCGATACGGTCTGGATGGATGTCAACTGGGTGAACTACGGACCCTTTGGACGCGTTGATCGTCGCCAGGGCGTGGTGGTGCCTCTAAGCAAACCCGCTGTGCTTCAGCCCAGCAAAGCTGAATTCCGCTCCGGGGAGAACTGCAGAGTGCTTCCTTTGAAAACACACTTGCTTGGCCCTCTCGACAGCACCATTGACGTGCTCCGCGACTACGCAGGTGAGCTGTTGCAGCCGGGAGACATTCTCACGATCGGGGAAACCCCTGTCGCCGTGATCCAGGGGCGATATACCCACCCCTCCATGGTCGAACCGACCTGGATTGCTCGCTTGCTCTGCCGCGTATTCCACCCCACCAGCAGCCTCGCCACCGCATGCGGATTACAAACACTGATTGACCAGGTCGGGCCGACCCGCGTCATCCTTGCCTGGTCAATCGGCTTGGCACTCAAAATTGTTGGATTGAAGGGCTGGTTCTATCGACTCGCAGGCGAACAAGCGCGTCTGATTGATGACATCACCGGGACGACACCCCCCTACGACCAAACGATCGTCCTTGGCCCCTCTGACCCGGTCCGTCTCTGCCAGGACGCTGCAGATGCTCTCGGCGTCGCCGTTGCGATCGTTGATGTGAACGATCTTGGTCGCGTGAAGGTGCTGGCCTCCAGCAACGGCTGCGATGAAGCGTTGTTGCATCGCGCCCTGCGCCCCAACCCTGCTGGAAATGCCAACGAGCGCACTCCACTGGTGCTGGTCCGACCAGCCTGA
- a CDS encoding DUF3727 domain-containing protein, with protein MSSSGPASNGEVPTVLVKDRDGHDLLCFLEQLIPLDEKDYALLTPVDTPVCLFRLRDGDDPELIESIASSEPILSVADVVLQEHDLTLVRSAVTLTVNGELDEPDPDDLDEEDVDDESETYELLVSFLVEEQEYGLYIPLDPFFVVARMDDGAALLVEGEEFDRVQPRIEAELDEQGLPE; from the coding sequence ATGAGTTCCAGCGGACCTGCTTCCAACGGTGAGGTGCCCACCGTTCTCGTCAAGGACCGTGACGGACACGACCTGCTTTGTTTTCTTGAGCAGCTCATTCCTCTTGATGAGAAGGATTATGCGCTTCTTACGCCTGTTGATACACCTGTGTGTCTGTTCCGTCTGCGCGACGGGGATGATCCCGAACTGATCGAAAGCATCGCCAGCAGCGAGCCGATCCTTTCGGTCGCTGATGTGGTGCTTCAGGAACACGATCTCACCCTGGTCCGCTCAGCAGTGACTCTGACCGTGAACGGTGAGCTTGATGAACCCGATCCTGACGATCTCGACGAGGAGGACGTTGACGATGAATCCGAAACCTATGAGCTGTTGGTGAGCTTTCTCGTGGAGGAACAGGAATATGGCTTGTACATCCCTCTGGATCCCTTTTTCGTGGTGGCAAGAATGGACGACGGTGCAGCCTTGCTTGTTGAGGGTGAGGAGTTCGACCGCGTTCAACCACGGATTGAAGCCGAGCTGGATGAGCAGGGGCTTCCTGAGTGA
- a CDS encoding DUF3685 domain-containing protein, whose translation MIDQDREILLFAPDLLGESLAAEIPTEELPVRIRRSADQLQGHPSLVIWSLPTETQPLILEREILQLQQRWTPASTLLLLPADYGRDPQSLLSLNCDGILQDPDLAALRDAVQTLLNGGRVLKIKPHSEHSSTSQPSLSMAQWLLVSGLQQIGRDLQVIEALLDPPPEHFVMRLMLEGRCRELRSAKNLLLWLWGPLHTGLADVMPLHDQSKTLELTLNDREPTAVWNAIQQRLEGAVSSGLGNGTGQLLAIEGLHPERRRDLLLALLQQLHEVLLRLRGDELVGTRDQKALSARWQSLQTEVKQQALRSVAGNYVRLPQGESLVAVADQLVDRTDLHQSDDELPDPQTMLASLVLDQPVLVDGQLLPSDDPRALLQLETLISNWLVRTAELIGSELLGICGEWPELRRYLLQQDLISTRELERLRNQLNSQSRWQDWIERPIRLYESRRLLFSLKTGRIEPLLLTEPRDEELKRLRWWQQQVALIVEARDAIAPQVQALVKRLGDLMVVVLTQVVGRAIGLIGRGIAQGMGRSLGRS comes from the coding sequence GTGATCGACCAGGACAGGGAGATTCTCCTTTTCGCTCCCGATCTTCTCGGTGAAAGCCTTGCTGCGGAAATCCCCACTGAAGAGCTGCCAGTTCGCATCAGACGGTCTGCTGATCAGCTGCAGGGTCACCCATCACTGGTGATCTGGTCATTGCCGACCGAGACCCAGCCCCTGATCCTCGAGCGGGAGATTCTTCAGCTGCAACAGCGCTGGACTCCTGCTTCCACGTTGCTGCTCTTACCAGCTGACTACGGACGTGATCCTCAGTCTCTGCTCTCGTTGAACTGCGACGGCATCCTTCAAGATCCAGACCTCGCAGCACTCAGGGATGCGGTTCAGACCCTTCTCAATGGAGGCAGAGTGCTGAAAATCAAGCCCCACTCTGAGCATTCCTCAACCAGCCAGCCAAGTCTGAGCATGGCGCAGTGGCTACTCGTCAGTGGTTTGCAGCAGATCGGTCGGGATCTTCAGGTCATCGAAGCACTGCTCGATCCTCCGCCTGAACATTTCGTGATGCGACTGATGCTGGAAGGTCGCTGTCGCGAACTGCGCAGTGCCAAAAACCTGCTTCTGTGGCTTTGGGGACCTCTTCACACCGGCCTCGCTGATGTCATGCCACTGCATGATCAGAGCAAAACCCTTGAACTAACCCTGAACGACCGAGAACCAACGGCCGTCTGGAATGCCATTCAGCAACGACTCGAAGGTGCTGTGAGCAGTGGACTGGGCAACGGCACAGGCCAGTTGCTCGCCATTGAGGGACTTCACCCGGAACGCCGTCGCGACCTATTACTGGCGCTTCTACAGCAATTGCATGAGGTTCTTCTTCGCCTGCGCGGTGATGAGCTCGTCGGCACACGCGACCAGAAAGCACTGAGCGCTCGTTGGCAGTCTCTGCAGACGGAAGTGAAGCAACAGGCTTTGCGCAGCGTCGCAGGCAATTACGTGCGCCTTCCCCAAGGTGAAAGTCTTGTTGCCGTGGCCGACCAACTGGTGGATCGCACCGATCTCCACCAATCGGATGATGAGCTGCCAGATCCGCAGACCATGCTGGCGTCACTCGTGCTGGATCAACCTGTCCTTGTGGATGGTCAGCTGCTTCCCTCAGACGACCCCAGGGCATTACTGCAGCTTGAGACCCTGATCAGCAACTGGCTGGTGCGCACAGCTGAGCTCATTGGTTCCGAACTGCTCGGAATCTGCGGCGAATGGCCCGAACTGCGCCGGTATCTCCTGCAGCAGGACCTGATCTCAACCCGCGAACTGGAACGTTTGCGCAACCAACTCAACAGTCAGTCGCGCTGGCAAGACTGGATCGAACGTCCAATTCGTTTGTACGAGAGTCGCCGATTGCTGTTCAGCCTCAAAACCGGACGCATTGAACCCTTGCTGTTGACCGAGCCAAGGGATGAGGAGCTCAAGCGCCTGCGCTGGTGGCAACAACAGGTTGCTCTCATTGTTGAGGCCCGAGATGCCATCGCACCGCAGGTTCAGGCCTTGGTCAAACGTCTCGGGGACCTGATGGTGGTGGTTCTCACCCAAGTGGTGGGTCGAGCAATCGGTCTGATCGGACGCGGCATTGCTCAGGGGATGGGTCGAAGTCTCGGGCGCAGCTGA
- a CDS encoding YqeG family HAD IIIA-type phosphatase — MPRHWLIPDWDPGLTLAHLPLEPLIGRGIKVLLLDVDRTLLPGRGVELPAPMRRWAKDASRLLHIHLISNNPSRQRIQAVADQMNVTYTCSASKPRRGAIRRVISTLPNATTEIAMVGDRVFTDVLAGNRLGLYTVLVKPPRPDGTACSHDRVQRLERHLARFFGAVGQ, encoded by the coding sequence ATGCCGCGTCACTGGCTGATACCGGATTGGGATCCGGGCCTGACCCTGGCCCACTTACCCCTGGAACCCCTGATTGGGAGGGGTATCAAGGTTCTGTTGCTGGATGTGGACCGTACCCTGCTCCCAGGGCGTGGCGTGGAACTGCCTGCTCCAATGCGTCGCTGGGCCAAGGATGCATCGCGTTTGTTGCACATTCATCTGATCAGCAATAACCCTTCGCGCCAGAGAATCCAGGCAGTGGCGGATCAGATGAATGTGACTTACACCTGCTCAGCATCAAAACCTCGCCGTGGAGCGATTCGTCGCGTGATCAGCACGCTTCCCAATGCGACGACCGAGATCGCCATGGTGGGAGATCGTGTGTTCACCGATGTTCTTGCCGGCAACAGACTGGGGCTTTACACCGTGCTGGTGAAACCGCCACGCCCCGACGGCACAGCCTGCAGTCACGATCGCGTGCAAAGGCTGGAACGGCATCTCGCCAGATTTTTCGGAGCAGTGGGGCAATGA
- a CDS encoding thylakoid membrane photosystem I accumulation factor, producing the protein MTAFLIRSIVAVLALMLIALPAQAIRETDSYDGNIFALYAGNGSLVPPAVTLADSQQAGRTSVIVYYLDDSRTSKAFSPAVSELQRLWGNSVDLLPLTTDALQGRAKNDRTDPAHYWHGIVPQVVVINGDGQLLLDEEGQVPLEQINAAISEATGLPAPQGESMSLSFNELNTEVISR; encoded by the coding sequence ATGACCGCGTTCCTGATCCGTTCCATCGTCGCGGTGCTGGCCTTGATGCTGATTGCACTGCCGGCTCAGGCCATCCGGGAAACCGATAGCTACGACGGCAATATTTTCGCGCTGTATGCCGGTAACGGTTCACTTGTTCCTCCTGCCGTCACCCTGGCTGATTCACAGCAGGCGGGTCGCACCAGCGTCATCGTTTACTACCTCGATGACAGCAGAACCAGTAAAGCTTTCTCTCCGGCCGTTTCGGAACTTCAAAGGCTGTGGGGAAACAGCGTGGACCTTCTGCCTTTGACCACTGATGCTCTGCAGGGGAGAGCCAAGAACGACAGAACTGATCCTGCGCACTACTGGCACGGAATCGTTCCGCAGGTGGTGGTCATCAACGGAGATGGCCAGCTGTTACTCGATGAGGAAGGGCAGGTCCCACTGGAGCAGATCAATGCCGCCATCAGTGAGGCAACCGGACTTCCCGCACCGCAGGGAGAAAGCATGAGCCTCAGTTTCAATGAGCTCAACACCGAGGTGATTTCACGTTGA
- the hisA gene encoding 1-(5-phosphoribosyl)-5-[(5-phosphoribosylamino)methylideneamino]imidazole-4-carboxamide isomerase has product MQIIPAIDLLGGACVRLHQGDYDQVTRFSDDPVSQAMSWQEQGASRLHLVDLDGARSGQPINDAAVRAITETLSIPVQLGGGVRSAERAEALLECGLERVILGTVALEQPELVVQLADRHPSRIIVGIDARHGKVATRGWLENSNTEATALAARFSDAAIAAIISTDISTDGTLAGPNLDALRQMAAASSVPVIASGGVGCMADLLALLALEPLGVEGVIVGRALYDGRIDLGEALKVLGNGRLQDPSTGLLKDMA; this is encoded by the coding sequence ATGCAGATCATTCCAGCCATCGACCTGCTGGGAGGGGCCTGCGTCCGTTTGCACCAAGGCGATTACGACCAGGTCACCCGATTCAGCGATGACCCTGTATCCCAAGCCATGAGCTGGCAAGAGCAGGGGGCTAGCCGTCTGCACTTGGTGGATCTCGACGGTGCCCGCAGCGGTCAACCCATCAACGATGCAGCGGTTCGTGCGATCACAGAGACACTGTCGATCCCGGTTCAGCTCGGTGGTGGCGTGCGTTCGGCTGAACGCGCCGAAGCACTTCTGGAATGCGGGCTCGAACGCGTGATCCTGGGAACGGTTGCATTGGAGCAACCGGAACTTGTCGTGCAGCTGGCAGACCGACATCCCAGCAGAATCATCGTTGGCATTGATGCCCGCCACGGCAAGGTCGCAACGAGGGGATGGCTGGAGAACAGCAACACCGAAGCCACTGCTTTGGCCGCACGCTTCAGTGATGCGGCAATTGCAGCAATCATCAGCACCGACATCAGCACGGATGGAACCCTTGCGGGCCCCAACCTCGACGCTTTAAGGCAGATGGCCGCTGCCAGCAGCGTTCCCGTGATCGCCTCTGGCGGAGTGGGCTGCATGGCTGACTTATTGGCGCTGTTGGCGCTGGAACCACTCGGTGTTGAAGGCGTCATCGTTGGACGAGCCCTTTATGACGGCCGGATCGATCTTGGAGAAGCGCTCAAGGTCCTTGGCAATGGACGACTTCAGGACCCATCAACAGGACTGTTGAAGGACATGGCTTGA
- the ruvX gene encoding Holliday junction resolvase RuvX has product MSSPPQARSALSLDVGRRRIGLAGCDGLGLTVTPLKALQRGDFDHDVSQIKTLCDARRVEALIVGLPLDDSGEPTMQAKHCHRYGVRLARALSLPMALVNEHSSSWAAAERHQLHGDRTGRLDSAAAALLLEQWLADGPEPQPVQMAPAKRGETDADARSWTLIPPAP; this is encoded by the coding sequence TTGAGCTCACCTCCCCAGGCGCGGTCAGCACTCAGCCTTGATGTCGGCCGTCGAAGGATCGGGCTCGCAGGCTGCGACGGCCTTGGATTGACTGTCACTCCACTCAAAGCATTGCAACGTGGCGACTTCGATCACGATGTCAGCCAAATCAAGACACTCTGCGACGCGCGCCGGGTTGAGGCTCTGATTGTTGGTCTACCCCTGGACGATTCGGGTGAGCCCACCATGCAGGCCAAACACTGTCATCGCTACGGCGTCCGACTGGCTCGTGCTCTGTCTCTGCCAATGGCCCTTGTGAACGAGCACAGCAGCAGCTGGGCAGCGGCAGAGCGCCATCAACTGCATGGAGATCGCACTGGACGACTGGACAGTGCCGCGGCAGCACTGCTGCTCGAACAGTGGCTTGCCGATGGGCCTGAACCACAACCAGTCCAGATGGCGCCTGCGAAACGTGGCGAAACGGATGCTGATGCAAGATCCTGGACTTTAATTCCTCCAGCGCCATGA
- a CDS encoding phosphoribulokinase, with the protein MSKRHPVVAVTGSSGAGTSTVKRAFEHIFARESITPAVVEGDSYHRFERMAMKDAMADALAKGENFSHFGPEANLFDKLEELFRVYGETGGGQKRYYLHSPEEAAEHNSRLGVDLNPGQFTPWEDIPTGTDLLFYEGLHGGVKGDAYDVASLADLLVGVVPITNLEWIQKIHRDNAERGYSAEAIVDTILRRMPDYINHICPQFSRTDINFQRVPTVDTSNPFICRNIPSPDESFVIIHFRKGAREKWGIDFNDLLNMIHDSFMSSPTSIVVNGGKMGFAMELILTPIIHRMIEEKKKMN; encoded by the coding sequence ATGTCGAAGCGTCACCCCGTCGTGGCTGTCACCGGTTCCTCAGGTGCCGGCACCAGCACCGTGAAGCGTGCCTTCGAGCACATCTTCGCGCGTGAAAGCATCACACCGGCTGTCGTTGAAGGCGACAGCTACCACCGCTTTGAGCGGATGGCCATGAAAGATGCCATGGCTGATGCTTTGGCAAAGGGCGAGAACTTCTCCCACTTCGGCCCTGAAGCCAACCTCTTTGACAAGCTTGAGGAACTGTTCCGCGTCTATGGAGAGACAGGCGGTGGGCAGAAGCGCTATTACCTGCACAGTCCAGAGGAAGCCGCTGAGCACAATTCCCGCTTGGGAGTCGATCTCAATCCAGGCCAGTTCACCCCCTGGGAAGACATCCCAACTGGCACAGACCTGTTGTTCTACGAAGGGCTTCACGGTGGCGTGAAAGGTGATGCCTACGACGTGGCATCACTTGCCGATCTTCTGGTGGGTGTGGTGCCGATTACCAACCTCGAATGGATCCAGAAGATCCACCGCGACAATGCCGAGCGCGGCTATTCCGCCGAGGCGATTGTGGACACCATCCTGCGCAGGATGCCTGACTACATCAATCACATCTGTCCTCAGTTCAGCCGCACCGATATCAATTTCCAGAGGGTCCCAACGGTCGATACCTCCAACCCATTCATCTGCAGGAACATTCCCAGCCCGGATGAGAGCTTTGTGATCATTCACTTCCGCAAGGGTGCTCGAGAGAAGTGGGGGATTGACTTCAACGATCTTCTGAACATGATCCACGACTCATTCATGTCCAGCCCCACCAGCATCGTGGTGAACGGCGGCAAAATGGGTTTTGCCATGGAACTGATTCTCACTCCAATCATCCACCGCATGATTGAAGAGAAGAAAAAGATGAACTGA